CTGGTTTAGAAATTCACACAATTTTAGTGTTCGCAAAACGTTCACTTCGTTTGCTAATTTTCTATTTAATTTCTCAATTTCTATTTTCATATCGTTCTATTCCAAACGTCTTTTTAAAAGCCGAAGCGCGTGGGCAAAAATTTAAAACTTATCATTTACCATTCATTGAAAGACCGAATAGCCATGCAATACGCAGTATGTTACAGGCTGGCTTTGTTTGATAATTTCTTTTTTTTTATTGATTTTTTAATGTCTCTTATAGCTTGATTAATATTGTAATCAGGGTATACATAAATTATTTCACAACCATTTTGATTTGCCTTAACCTTTTTTTCTTCGTCTCTTTTCAGGTTGTCTTGAAATTGTGCAAAAGCTACCTTCTTACCTTTGCCACCGAAATCAACGGGTTGCTGATGTTGTTCTCCTTGGTACTCAATTGCAATATTTAATTCAGGGAAATAAATATCAAATCTTTGAAGACCCAACCATTCAGGTGAACCTTGAGAAATAACCGTGTATTTTTTTTCAAATGTTTTTTTTATTTCTCGAAACAGTAAGTTCTCATTATAAAATACACCAACAATTTTTTCATCAAATTCTAATCTACACTCGTTTTCAAAAATTCGGATTGATTTTATAAATTCATTTTGAAATAGCCATCCATAATCAAAAACAACACTACCTCTAGATGTTTCATTCATTTCGTTTATCATCGCCTCTCTTGGTTCAAAATGACTTAAAAGATAATTTGCAAACTCAGTTTTATCCCTAAATCTGTTTTTAAAATATTTATGAAGATTTTCCTTGGGAATCAATTTGCAGGTACTCTTTGTAAAATGTTTATCTGTTATACAATTACTAAGTTCTTGAAAAGATAATTTATCCCACCAATGGTAGTAAATAATATTTCTTTTGATTGTTTGCAACAATTCTCTCTTTTTGAAAGAAGTAATATCTATATAACAGTTTTCAATAAAAACCGACCTGAGGAAATAAAATTGGCCAAAGAAATATGTTGAATGCTGTTCTGTCATTTTCTTTGCGTCAGCATATATTTTTTTATCATATGATTCAATCAAATTTTGGCTAACTGAAAAATCTCCTATTTCGTATTTTTTTAAATTTTCCTCTGTATAGTTCTTGTAATGTATATTGTCGCAATATTTTTGACCTATCAGCAAAGGATGTTGTCCTGTTACCATTGATTGAATTAGTAACTTGTCAAGCTGATTGTAAGTTAGCCATCTCCATTCATCATATGTTTCCTTAAGACTTTTCATTTACTGATTGCTGTTTATTTAGCTTGCCTGTAACTAGTGTATATCAATATTGTTGTTGTTTCTCCTTTAACGTTTGAAAAGTTGTTGTTACACACCCCAGACGAGATGTATTGTGTACTTAATTATGTTACTCTTGTCAGCATATTGAAGAAACTACCAGGATTTGTCTTCATATTGGTTTATGTCTTCGATTACCCAAGGTAGGTAAAAAATGAATAATTAGAAATGGGTAGGGAGTAGTTGCGGGAATTATTGTTGAAATGTCTTGGTTTTTTGCGGGCTGTAGTGGTAATAGCCCCACCCGGCCTCCCCAAACGGGGAGGAGACGGTCGCGGGTTGCAGCGCTTTTAATGGACTTGTTTGACAGATCTTGCTTTTCAGGGTGTTTCACGGCCACGATGTATCGTGGCCCTACGGGGCCGGAGTTGGAATGAATGACTGGATTTTCAAAGTACGTTTATTTGCTGGAATGGTTGATTTTAGCCAAAGCTTAGTCGTGCAGTCGGATTATTTAGGGCTGGCGTGGTAATAGCTCCACCCGGCCTCCCCAAACGGGGAGGAGACGGTCGCGAATAGCAGCGCTTTTAATGGACTTGTTTGACAGATTTTGCTTTCCAGGGGTGTTTCACGGCCATGATGTTTCGTGGCCCTACGGGGTGTGTAATAGAAATGGATGGTTGGTGTTTCAGCGGTTAATTGCAAAATCCTCCTCCAACGGAGGATATTTGCGAGCTGCGGTGCTTTTAATTGGTCGGGCGTTGATTGGGGAAATCCTGACAGGTTTCCGAAACCTGTCAGGATAGGGAGTGCTACTTATTGGTCGATTGATTTCGAATCATGTTGGTAATGCGGGTTGTCCCGGTGGAGTCTTTTACCATGCTGGTGGTTTGTCCGCTGCAGTTGGTGAAATATACATAGTGGCCTTCATCGCGAAAGCGATAGACCTTGCAGCCGTCGTGCTCGAAAAGATACTGTACCCGGTAGGTACTGTTGTTATCGGAACGGGTATTTGAAAGAGGGATACCGGTGGCGCAGGAAAGTAGATTAATAGCGATAAAAGCTAATGCGGATGCTTTGATTATTTTTTTCATGTGTAAGTGTTTATGGTTATAATTTTGTTTGGTGATCGAATTTAAGAGTTTTATGTTGTTTCGGGAAAGGTTTGAGAATGATTTTTATCTAAAATCCTCCTCCGGCGAAGGACACTTGTGTCTGGCGTGGTAATAGCCCCACCCGGCCTCCCCAAACGGGGAGGAGACGGTCGCGGATAGCAGCTCTTTTAATGGACTTGTTTGACAGATCTTGCTTTTCAGGGTGTTTCACGGCCACGATGTATCGTGGCCCTACGGGGCCGGAGTTGGAATGAATGACTGGATTTTCAAAGTGCGTTTATTTGCTGGAATGGTTGATTTTAGCCAAAGCTTAGTCGTGCAGTCGGATTATTTAGGGCTGGCGTGGTAATAGCCCCACCCGGCCTCCCCAAACGGGGAGGAGACGGTCGCGAATAGCAGCGCTTTTAATGGACTTGTTTGGCAGATTTGGCTTTTTAGGGGTGTTTCGTGGGCATGATGTTTCGTGGCCCTACGGGGTGTGTAATAGAAATGGATGGTTGGTGTTTCAGCGGTTAATTGCAAAATCCTCCTCCAACGGAGGATATTTGCGAGCTGCGGTGCTTTTAATTGGTCGGGCGTTGATTGGGGAAATCCTGACAGGTTTTCAAAACCTTTCAGGATAGGGAGTAAGAGTGCTACTTATTGGTCGATTGATTTCGAATCATGTTGGTGATGCGGGTTGTCCCGGTGGAGTCTTTTACCATGCTGGTGGTTTCCCCGCTGCAGTTGGTGAAATAGACGTAGTGGCCTTCATCGCGAAAGCGATAGACCTTGCAGCCGTCGTGCTCGAAAAGATACTGTACCCGGTAGGTACTGTTGTTATCGGAACGGGTATTTGAAATAGGGATACCGGTGGCGCAGGAAAGTAGATTAATAGCGATAAAAGCTAATGCTGATGCTTTGATTATTTTTTTCATGTGTAAGTGTTTATGGTTATAATTTTGTTTGGTGATCGAATTTAAGAGTTTTATGTTATTTGGGGAAAGATTTGCGAATGATTTTTATCTGAAATCCTCCTCCGGCGAAGAACACTTGTGGCTGGCGTGGTTTAATAGCCCCACCCGGCCTCCCCAAACGGGGAGGAGACGGTCGCGAATAGCAGCACTTTTAATGGACTTGTTTGGCAGATTTGGCTTTTTAGGGGTGTTTCACGGCCACGATGTATCGTGGTCCTACGGGGCCGGAGTTGGAATGAATGACTGGATTTTCAAAGTGCGTTTATTTGCTGGAATGGTTGATTTTAGCCAAAGCTTAGTCGTGCAGTCGGATTATTTAGGGCTGGCGTGGTAATAGCTCCACCCGGCCTCCCCAAACGGGGAGGAGACGGTCGCGGGTTGCAGCGCTTTTAATGGACTTGTTTGACAGATCTTGCTTTCCAGGGGTGTTTTACGGCCACGATGTATCGTGGCCCTACGGGGCCGGAGTTGGAATGAATGACTGGATTTTCAAAGTGCGTTTATTTGCTGGAATGGTTGATTTTAGCCAAAGCTTAGTCGTGCAGTCGGATTATTTAGGGCTGGCGTGGTAATAGCTCCACCCGGCCTCCGCAAACGGGGAGGGGACGGTCGCGGGTTGCAGCGCTTTTAATTGGCCGGGGCTTGATTGAGCAAATCCTGACAGGTTTTCGAAACCTGTCAGGATAGGGAGCGCTCTGCAGTTATTAATTTTACTGTGCACTGCACGACCACGATGTATCGTGTCCCTGCGTGGCAATAGTGGAAATGAACAACGAAATTGGGGGCATCGAAATTTCTTGCTGACTTTCCATTTCAATATTTACTCACCGCAACCCTTTTCTAATAATAGAGAGGGGTTTGGGCCAGTGCTGAGAACAACTTTCCGGTGGTAAGGTGGGCTTTTTACCCAGGGCATTGCCCGTGGGCTGAATTAAACTGTCCCTCCGGGACGTAGTTTATTTGCCGGGATGTTTCCCCGAACAGCCCAGAGGCGGTTGATAAATTGGAAGTCGAACAGGCAGTCGCATTACCTGAAACCGGCCACTCCCTGCGGATGAATTTTTTCTATGTATCCCTCTTTATCGAAGTTCAGACTGTCAATGCACAGTTGTCTTAAAACGTAGTCTTTGTTCTGCGGATGAATGCGGTGATACAAGATATAGTATTGTCCGTTTGCTTTGAAAACAGTGTGGTGTCCGGGACCAATTGTTTTCCCGTCGGGTGTGGTGGACAGAATGGGACTGTTTTTGCCTTCTTTCCACGGGCCGTAGGGAGTTTTTCCAACAGAATAGCGTACCTGATAAGTAGAGTCGATGGCTTTCCCATGCGAGTACATCAGATAGTAAAGGCCGTTGCGTTTTAACATGTAAGGCGCTTCGAAGTAGTGAGGTGGCGTCACATCGCGTGGTTCACCGTCGAAGGTTACCATGTCCTTTTTCAGTTTCGCAACAAAGCAATGCCCGTTGACCCAGTTTAACCCCGAGCCCCAGTATAAATAAACCTGTCCATCGTCGTCGACGAAACACTCGGCATCAATCATATGATACTCCGGAAACCGGTTACTTTTGATTAACGGTGAATGGTCGGCTTTGGCATTTTTCCAGGGGCCGAGCGGTGTATTACTTACCCCGGCCCAGATTTCGCTGCCTACCGAAACATACATGTGATATTTACCGTCGGGGCCTTTTACCACGGAAGGAGCCCAAACCATCGAGTTTTTTGATGTAGGACTGGTGCAGGCTTCCTTGGTGGGCCAGTCGATGTGTTTGATTTGAAAATGTTTGAAGTCTTTCGTTTCCAGAACGCCCAGTTGTTTTCCGCCCCAGGGGTCAATGGTTGCGTAGATATAATAAGTGCCGTCTGCCTTTACAATGGTTGGGTCGGCGTAATATCCGTTGACAATGGGGTTGGTGATGAAATCTTTGGGCGTTTGTCCCTGACACAGCGAGGCGATGCTTAGCAGGATGATAAACAATGTGTATTTCATAATCAGCATTAGTTTGTTGTTGTAGCAGGAGCTTTTTTAGCAATTCTACAGGAAACGGAAAGATAAAAATCTTCTGTTAATTGGGCCCCACTTGCGGGGAAATATTGGATGTTTTGTGCTATAATCGGTTTGCCTATTGGACGATTATTGCCCCTTGAAGCTCCCGTCCGGGAAACTTTGGTATTCAGGCCCGTGTTGGCAAAGCAAGGTTTTTCATCCTGTCGGGATGGTGTAATTGGTCGAAAACGGAATGGAGTTGCAACAACGTCAGATTAGTTGTTTTTCACTGCTCATTGTTCCTGATTTCAATTAGTTTTACATCACCGAAACGCTTTGCTTATGGAAAACATACATACACCGGTGATTGAGGTGAAGGAAGTGCACAAGTCCTTCAAGACGGTTCATGCGGTGCAGGGACTGAACCTGACCATCGGGAAGGGGGAGTTTGTGGCGCTGCTGGGACCGAACGGTGCCGGTAAAACTACGCTGGTGGAGATGATTGAGGGTATCCGTCATCCCGACAAGGGCGAAATCCGCATCATGGGGAAGACGTGGAAGCACCATGAGGATGAACTTCGTCATTTGATTGGTTTGTCGTTGCAGGAAACCCGTTTTACGGATAAGCTGCGGGTGTACGAAACACTTCGTTTGTTTGCCAGCTTTTTCGGATTGGGAAAGGAGCGGGTAGAGGAGATTATTGAGTTGGTGGCCCTGGAAGAGAAGCGCAAAGCATTTGTGGGGAACCTATCCGGCGGTCAGCGGCAAAGGCTGGCGCTGGGTATTTCGCTGCTGAATAAGCCGAAGGTGTTGTTGCTGGACGAGCCGACCACCGGCCTCGACCCGAATGCCCGGCGGGAAATCTGGGCTATTCTGCGCAAGCTGAAAGAACAAGCCGAAACGTCGATGATTCTGACCACACATTACATGGAAGAGGCGGAGCAGTTGTGCGACTATATTATCATTGTCGACCACGGGAAAGTGTTGCGGGAAGGAACGCTGGAGCAGTTGCTGAAGGGCGAGGAAGGAGAGAAGGTGATTGAGTTTTCGCTGAAAGATGGTCCGGAAACCTTGCCTCCAACGAATGGCAAAATCGGTGAAATGCAATGGAACGGAATGCAGCGGAGTGGAAAGGTAGCGGTGCAGGATATGAATACTCAGCTGCCGGAATTCATGGAATATTTGCGACAGAACCGGCTTCATTTGCAGGATATGGAGTGCCGTCGTACAACGCTCGACGATTTATTTACTACGTTAACCGGAAGACATTTACATGAATAACCGACTATCGAACCACCAGCTTTGGCAACTAACGCTTTCTTACTCCCGGGAGCTACTTCGTGAACCGGGCGTACTATTCTGGGGCATTGTGTTTCCTATCCTGATGTCGTTGGGACTGGGCATTGCCTTTACGCAGAAAACGGATGTAGTGCGCAAAGTAGCGGTCATTGACGCATCGGTCGACAGTTCGTCTATTCAACATTTCCTGCTCACCGAGGCACAGCCTAATCCGGAAGTGGCAGCGGATTCGTTTCGTTACAGCTACACGATTCCCGATAAGCAAATGGGAAATACCACCTTCCTTTTCCGGGAAACCGATTGGAAAGAGGCGATGGTTTTGCTGAAACGCGGCCAGATAAATGTGATTTTGACCGAGCAAAAAGGAAAGCCGGAATATCATTTCGATCCGCGTAATCCGGATGCTCAGCTGACTTATATCAAGCTGTCGGGCGTTCTGAACGGTAAAGCGGTGAATACGCCGCAGGACAACGGTGAAATCAAACCGCTAACGTTAGCGGGAACACGTTATATCGATTTCCTGGTTCCCGGTTTGATTGCCATGAATGCGATGATGTCGTGTATGTGGGGTATCAGTTACGGTATTATCGATCGTCGCTCGAAGAAGTTGCTGCGGCGTATGGTGGCTACCCCGATGAAGAAGACCAACTTCCTGATTGCCTTTATTACCGTACGTTTTGTGATGAATTTCATCGAATCGGCGCTGCTGGTACTGGTTACCTGGCTGGTTTTCGGAATTACCATTCAGGGAAGTATTCCCGGTCTGCTGGCCATTTTTATGGCAGGTAACCTGGCTTTCGCCGGAATCGCCATTTTCGTTTCATCGCATACCGCCAATACCGAAGTGGGCAACGGCCTTATTAACCTGGTGGTGATGCCAATGATGGTCTTGTCTGGTATCTTCTTCAGTTACCACAACTTCCCGGACTGGAGTATTCCGGTGATTCAGAAACTGCCACTAACAATGCTGGCGGATGGTATCCGGGGAATCTTTAATGAAGGGTTGGGGCTGACGGATATTGCTTTGCCGTTTGTGATTTTATCGGCTATCGGGGTTTTCTTCTTTTCGTTGGGGCTGCGGTTTTTTAAGTGGCACTGACGGGGCGGGTTTCAGGTTAGAAGAGTTCCGGTTGTTTCTGTTATTGGTCAGGCTGAAGGCCTGAAATTATAAAGCTTGGGGCACCTCCCCAAGTAAAAAGAATGAATATCCCAATAGAAGCCTGAAGGGCTTCAACTGTTAATGCCTCTTTCTTGTCATCTGATAAAAAACATATACCCGACCCTTCAGGCCTGCCTTTTTGTATATACTAACAGAACCTAAATTCACGTACTCTTTAAATCATTACGCATTATCCATCCTGTCAAAGATACACTGGTATGTGCGGCGCAGGAACTTCCCATTTCAATTGTAGTCAGTATGTGCGCCTCCTTAAAATGCGTGGCATTCAATCTTGGGGCGGCGTCATCGCGGCGATAGCCGCTCTTCCTTCCCCAAAGTTATGGAATTGTGGCCCTTCAGGCCTTTTTGTACATGCCGACATAACCCCAACCCGTGTATCTCTTTAATCATTACACATTACTCATTGCAAATTCTCTTTTGCTACTGGAAAAAGGCTGCCTGAGATAGCAGACAGCCTTTCGAATCCAACCTATGAATGTCCTCCGGCGACGATGCGGAGGATTTTGATGTTTAGCACTACCCAGCGGTACAGTTGCCAGGGGATGAATGCTCTCCAGAAACGGGTTGCCCGTGTGGGAACCGGTGGATACGACTCCTCGGAGTATGCAATGGTTTGGTTACTTTGTTCTTCCATATCTTTTGATTTTTACTATTTCTATTCGGGTAACAGCCACCAGAAAGGATAGCCTTTGGCTTTGTGCAGAAACATGTAATGCATGAACCATTTCAGCCAGTGTCCGGCTAATCCGGCCTCGCCGATGGTATAGGAAATATCACGACCGTATTCCGGATATTTTTTCCAGTCCTGCACAATGGGAAAGACCGTCATGGTAGCAGCGGCTCCGTTCATCATTCCGTACCCGGCAGAGACAATACAGGCAGCTCCCATTTTGGACATGGAGGCTTTGTGTTTCATCTGCGGTTTACCGGTACTAATCCAGTCAGCAATGTTTTGGGCGACCACTTTTCCGGTTACACCCGAAGGCATTCCGGTACGCGGTGGCGCCGGGAATATTTTCGTGCCCGACGGACTGGTCATCGGTTTGGAAATAGCATGCGGTGGTGCGAAGGCGATTCCTGCTGCGAAGATATTCTCGTAGCTGGGATTTTGATAGGTTGAAGGCCAGTCATCGGCCGACCATTGTTCGAATGGTTTTGGGGTGTAGTCGGCATCCACCTTCATGAAGCCGTTCGGTGCGAACAGCGTATCGGTCATGTCACTTCCATCTTTGGCGAAAGCTTTAATTCCCGGTCCTGTGAAGGAAGGAATCAGCATGGCAAAATCGAACGTTTCTTCGCCGGTTGTTCCGTCGAGGGACTCGTAGTGCACCTTGCCCTCTTCGATTTTCTTTACACCTGCCCGTTTAATCCAGCTGATGTTGCGTTCGCGGAAGAACGATTCGGCCAGCGTGCGCGTCTGCGTGATATAACCTCCACGCTTGATATAAGCGCCGCCCATACCGAAATCGCCCAACTCGAATTCATTGGTAATCCATTTGATTTCGGCCATGTGTGACAGTTTGCGCTTCTTGATTTCGAAGGCAACGTTGAGAATATACTCGAATGCTGCACCCTGACAGGTGGACATCGGGTGCCCGACACCAATGAGAATCTTTTGCTTTTCGCCGTTCTCCATCTTTTGGATGCAGCCCTGCAGCTTTTCCCATGCCTGGGCAGCATGACCGAAGGTACAAACCGATTCGGTGAATTTATCGGGTCCCAGCCCCTCAGTTGCCTCAAAATTCAGTTTCGGGCCAGTGGCATTTATCAGGAAGTCGTAGTCGACCTTCTCTGTTTCGCCAACGCGGTCCTGACCTGTGTATTCAACGATTACAAATCCTTTGCCGATTTCACTGTCTCCTTCCGGGTGAATGGAGACAGCTTTGGCTTGTTTGAAAATGATCCCAGCCTTTTTGTAGCGTTTATCCAGCCGGAAACGAATTTGGTCGACCGTCATCCGGCCAACGCCAACCCAGATATTGGAAGGAATCCAGTGGTAGTAGGTGTTTGGAGCAATCACTACTACTTCATGTTTTTTCCCCAATTTCTTTTTCAGGATGGTTGACGCCGTATGGCCAGAGATACCGGCACCCAGCACGACAATTTTTGCCATAATCAATTGGTTTTATTGGTTAATTGTTTTCTCTGAAGAAGTGTATTGGCGTGCCCTCTCCTCAGCCGTGCCTGCGAAAGCCAAAACCTTATTAAATCTACAATAAAAATCTGTGATTTGCCTGCTTAACAGTTGACTAATTTGGTGAAGAACAAGCCGTTTTATTGACAAAAGAGATTTTGGTAACTATTGAAGAATTCAAATTACATGCGATAAATAATAGCCGGAATATATCTTTTTCAATGGGGAAGTCTGGAAAACATTCGAAAAATGGATTACAGATTAAGGTTATTTTTCCATCTTTAGAAAGTTTCAACAACCGACTATGACGACGACATTGACACAAACGAAGACCAAACTTGAAGAATACTTCGATTCATTTCGCAAGAATATACTGGGAATCGACCAGACTTTTGAATCTCCTTACGGCGAACAGCCTTTGGTGTATGCCGACTGGATTGCCAGTGGCCGGCTTTACCGTCCCATCGAGGAAAAACTGTTGGAGCAGTTCGGTCCGATGGTGGGTAACACGCATTCCGAAGCATCGGAAACGGGTTGCACGATGACGCAGGCCTATCATTTGGCCCATGCGATTATCAAGAAACATGTGCATGCCAATGCCGATGACGTAATTCTTACGACCGGATTCGGGATGACGTCGGGGCTCGCTAAACTGCAGCGTATTCTGGGGTTGAAGATTCCTGAAAAGCTGATGAAGTTCTGCGATATTCCCCGGGAAGAGCGGCCTGTGGTTTTCCTGACGCATATGGAACATCATTCCAACCAGACTCCCTGGCTGGAATCGCTGGCCGATGTGGTGGTGCTGGAACCGGATGAGAACCTGATGGTCAATCCACAGTACCTTCGTACCGAACTACAGAAATATGCGAACCGAAAAGTGAAGATTGGTTCTTTCTCGGCTTGTTCCAATGTAAGCGGCGTGATTACCCCTTTTTACGAACTGGCGCAAATCATGCATGAGCACGATGGTTACTGCTTCGTCGATTTTGCTGCGTCGGCACCGTATGTCGATATTGACATGCATCCTAAGAATGAGATGCAGCGGTTGGATGCCATCTTCTTTTCTCCACACAAATTTTTAGGCGGTCCCGGAAGTTCGGGTGTCCTCATCTTTAATAAGAAGCTTTACAAAAACCGCATTCCCGATCATCCCGGAGGTGGCACGGTGAAATGGACGAATCCCTGGGGAGAACACACTTACGTAGATGATATTGAAATTCGTGAGGATGGCGGTACGCCCGGTTTTATGCAGGCCATTCGTGCTGCCATGTGTGTCCGGTTGAAGGAACAAATGGGGATCGATAAAATCAAGGGGAGAGAGACAGAACTGCTAAAGAGGGCTTTCAAAGGCTTCAGCAAAATCGACGGAGTGTTCATTTTGGCGCAGGAAGCCCGGGAACGCCTGGGAGTAATCTCTTTCTATGTGGAGGGCATCCATCACAACATGGTAGTTCGTTTGCTGAACGACCGGTTCGGTATCCAGGTACGCGGAGGTTGCTCCTGTGCCGGAACCTACGGACACTATTTACTGCACGTAGATCGCGAAATGTCGCATCGGATTACTGAGAAAATTAATAGCGGCGATTTATCGGAGAAACCCGGATGGGTGCGATTGTCATTGCATCCTACCATGACCAATACTGAACTGGACTACATTAT
This Prolixibacter sp. NT017 DNA region includes the following protein-coding sequences:
- a CDS encoding ABC transporter ATP-binding protein, whose amino-acid sequence is MENIHTPVIEVKEVHKSFKTVHAVQGLNLTIGKGEFVALLGPNGAGKTTLVEMIEGIRHPDKGEIRIMGKTWKHHEDELRHLIGLSLQETRFTDKLRVYETLRLFASFFGLGKERVEEIIELVALEEKRKAFVGNLSGGQRQRLALGISLLNKPKVLLLDEPTTGLDPNARREIWAILRKLKEQAETSMILTTHYMEEAEQLCDYIIIVDHGKVLREGTLEQLLKGEEGEKVIEFSLKDGPETLPPTNGKIGEMQWNGMQRSGKVAVQDMNTQLPEFMEYLRQNRLHLQDMECRRTTLDDLFTTLTGRHLHE
- a CDS encoding ABC transporter permease codes for the protein MNNRLSNHQLWQLTLSYSRELLREPGVLFWGIVFPILMSLGLGIAFTQKTDVVRKVAVIDASVDSSSIQHFLLTEAQPNPEVAADSFRYSYTIPDKQMGNTTFLFRETDWKEAMVLLKRGQINVILTEQKGKPEYHFDPRNPDAQLTYIKLSGVLNGKAVNTPQDNGEIKPLTLAGTRYIDFLVPGLIAMNAMMSCMWGISYGIIDRRSKKLLRRMVATPMKKTNFLIAFITVRFVMNFIESALLVLVTWLVFGITIQGSIPGLLAIFMAGNLAFAGIAIFVSSHTANTEVGNGLINLVVMPMMVLSGIFFSYHNFPDWSIPVIQKLPLTMLADGIRGIFNEGLGLTDIALPFVILSAIGVFFFSLGLRFFKWH
- a CDS encoding DUF4884 domain-containing protein gives rise to the protein MKKIIKASALAFIAINLLSCATGIPISNTRSDNNSTYRVQYLFEHDGCKVYRFRDEGHYVYFTNCSGETTSMVKDSTGTTRITNMIRNQSTNK
- a CDS encoding family 43 glycosylhydrolase, which produces MKYTLFIILLSIASLCQGQTPKDFITNPIVNGYYADPTIVKADGTYYIYATIDPWGGKQLGVLETKDFKHFQIKHIDWPTKEACTSPTSKNSMVWAPSVVKGPDGKYHMYVSVGSEIWAGVSNTPLGPWKNAKADHSPLIKSNRFPEYHMIDAECFVDDDGQVYLYWGSGLNWVNGHCFVAKLKKDMVTFDGEPRDVTPPHYFEAPYMLKRNGLYYLMYSHGKAIDSTYQVRYSVGKTPYGPWKEGKNSPILSTTPDGKTIGPGHHTVFKANGQYYILYHRIHPQNKDYVLRQLCIDSLNFDKEGYIEKIHPQGVAGFR
- a CDS encoding DUF4884 domain-containing protein, which codes for MKKIIKASALAFIAINLLSCATGIPLSNTRSDNNSTYRVQYLFEHDGCKVYRFRDEGHYVYFTNCSGQTTSMVKDSTGTTRITNMIRNQSTNK
- a CDS encoding aminotransferase class V-fold PLP-dependent enzyme; amino-acid sequence: MTTTLTQTKTKLEEYFDSFRKNILGIDQTFESPYGEQPLVYADWIASGRLYRPIEEKLLEQFGPMVGNTHSEASETGCTMTQAYHLAHAIIKKHVHANADDVILTTGFGMTSGLAKLQRILGLKIPEKLMKFCDIPREERPVVFLTHMEHHSNQTPWLESLADVVVLEPDENLMVNPQYLRTELQKYANRKVKIGSFSACSNVSGVITPFYELAQIMHEHDGYCFVDFAASAPYVDIDMHPKNEMQRLDAIFFSPHKFLGGPGSSGVLIFNKKLYKNRIPDHPGGGTVKWTNPWGEHTYVDDIEIREDGGTPGFMQAIRAAMCVRLKEQMGIDKIKGRETELLKRAFKGFSKIDGVFILAQEARERLGVISFYVEGIHHNMVVRLLNDRFGIQVRGGCSCAGTYGHYLLHVDREMSHRITEKINSGDLSEKPGWVRLSLHPTMTNTELDYIMDSLEKVVANAHLWKEDYIYNRHTGEFDHKDGNGKCDIISRWFDLEI
- a CDS encoding NAD(P)/FAD-dependent oxidoreductase, coding for MAKIVVLGAGISGHTASTILKKKLGKKHEVVVIAPNTYYHWIPSNIWVGVGRMTVDQIRFRLDKRYKKAGIIFKQAKAVSIHPEGDSEIGKGFVIVEYTGQDRVGETEKVDYDFLINATGPKLNFEATEGLGPDKFTESVCTFGHAAQAWEKLQGCIQKMENGEKQKILIGVGHPMSTCQGAAFEYILNVAFEIKKRKLSHMAEIKWITNEFELGDFGMGGAYIKRGGYITQTRTLAESFFRERNISWIKRAGVKKIEEGKVHYESLDGTTGEETFDFAMLIPSFTGPGIKAFAKDGSDMTDTLFAPNGFMKVDADYTPKPFEQWSADDWPSTYQNPSYENIFAAGIAFAPPHAISKPMTSPSGTKIFPAPPRTGMPSGVTGKVVAQNIADWISTGKPQMKHKASMSKMGAACIVSAGYGMMNGAAATMTVFPIVQDWKKYPEYGRDISYTIGEAGLAGHWLKWFMHYMFLHKAKGYPFWWLLPE